The Pseudomonas pergaminensis nucleotide sequence GCTCAGTTCATTGAGCAGGTCCAGGTCGAAAGCGTTGCGCTTGGCCACCCGGTCCAGGCCCAGCATCAGGACATGGCCCTGGAGTTCACGGCTGACGCGGCTGCTGCTGGCTTGATTCATGGGGTGTGCCCTCGGGCGCGGGGAAGGGTTTCGGACCAAAGGGTCGGAAAGGTCAGGTGAACCGTTTAAGCTTTGCGACCAACAGGGCCGGGCCTTTGAAAAATAGACCCTGGCGCAGTTATCTGCAAAGGCTGTGACGCAGCGCGGTTTATCGGCGCCTGGCGATAAAAAAAGCTCCCTTTTTCAGCTATTTCCGGTATAGTGCGCGCCGGCCTTTAACCGGGCCGCGTTTAGGTAGCGCAATTCCCCGAAGTCAGCTTCGGCTGCACGTCCGCACAGCGGACTCTCCCTTGACGAATCTTTTTCATTCATTCGTTTTCGCAAATCCCCGCCGACAAAGCAGCCAGGGCGACTCTTGAGTCTCAACACGGCATGCGCAGCTTTGGAGCATGGGTCTTTGCGGATGCACTTAGAGGCAGACCCATGACCCAGGAAACCGGCGGCTTCGCCGCTTTTAATCTTAACCCGAATATTCTTGCAGCCGTCGCAGCGACCGGCTACGAAGAGCCTTCGGCGATTCAGCAGCAATCGATCCCGATCATCATGGCCGGCCAGGACATGATTGGCCAGGCGCAAACCGGTACCGGCAAAACCGCCGCATTCGCCCTGCCTATCCTGCACTGCATCGATCCTGCCAAGCGCGAACCGCAAGCCCTGATCCTGGCGCCAACCCGTGAGTTGGCGCTGCAAGTAGCAACCGCTTTTGAAACCTACGCCAAGCAAATGCCAGGCGTAACTGTTGTGGCCGTTTACGGCGGCGCGCCTATGGGCCCGCAACTCAAAGCAATCCGTAACGGCGCACAGATCGTTGTCGCCACCCCGGGCCGTCTGTGCGACCACCTGCGTCGTGACGAGAAAGTCCTGTCGACCGTGAACCACCTGGTTCTGGACGAAGCTGACGAAATGTTGAAGCTGGGCTTCATGGATGACCTGGAAGTCATCTTCAAGGCACTGCCGCCCACCCGTCAGACCGTATTGTTCTCGGCCACCTTGCCACAGTCGATCCGTGCCATTGCCGAACGCCACCTGCGCGATCCGCAACACGTGAAGATCCAGACCAAGACCCAGACCGTTACCGCGATCGAACAGGCTCACCTGTTGGTTCACGCTGACCAGAAGACCTCGGCTGTATTGAGCCTGCTGGAAGTCGAAGACTTCGACGCCCTGATCATGTTCGTGCGCACCAAGCAAGCGACCCTGGACCTGGCAAGCGCCCTGGAAGCCAAAGGCTACAAGGCCGCCGCGCTGAACGGCGACATCGCCCAGAACCAGCGTGAGCGCGTCATCGACTCCCTCAAGGATGGCCGCCTGGACATCGTTGTGGCGACCGACGTTGCTGCCCGTGGTCTTGACGTTCCACGTATCACCCACGTGTTCAACGTTGACATGCCGTACGACCCAGAGTCCTACGTTCACCGTATCGGCCGTACTGGCCGTGCCGGTCGCGAAGGTCGCGCTCTGCTGCTGGTCACTCCACGTGAGCGCCGCATGCTGCAAGTGATCGAGCGTGTTACCGGCCAGAAAGTCGCTGAAGTGCGCCTGCCGGATGCCCAGGCAGTCCTCGATGCCCGCATCAAGAAACTGACCAACAGCCTGGCGCCATTGGTGGCTGACGCTGAATCGACC carries:
- a CDS encoding DEAD/DEAH box helicase; this encodes MTQETGGFAAFNLNPNILAAVAATGYEEPSAIQQQSIPIIMAGQDMIGQAQTGTGKTAAFALPILHCIDPAKREPQALILAPTRELALQVATAFETYAKQMPGVTVVAVYGGAPMGPQLKAIRNGAQIVVATPGRLCDHLRRDEKVLSTVNHLVLDEADEMLKLGFMDDLEVIFKALPPTRQTVLFSATLPQSIRAIAERHLRDPQHVKIQTKTQTVTAIEQAHLLVHADQKTSAVLSLLEVEDFDALIMFVRTKQATLDLASALEAKGYKAAALNGDIAQNQRERVIDSLKDGRLDIVVATDVAARGLDVPRITHVFNVDMPYDPESYVHRIGRTGRAGREGRALLLVTPRERRMLQVIERVTGQKVAEVRLPDAQAVLDARIKKLTNSLAPLVADAESTHGELLDRLTADIGCTPRALAAALLRKATNGQALTLAAIEKERPLVPNSAPRGDRPERSGDRPDRGDRERRAPVPLAEGRARCRTALGARDGIAAKNLLGAILNEGGLAREAIGRIQVRDSFSLVELPEDGLEKLLAKLKDTRVAGKQLKLRRYRED